Proteins from a single region of Styela clava chromosome 1, kaStyClav1.hap1.2, whole genome shotgun sequence:
- the LOC120346185 gene encoding uncharacterized protein LOC120346185 yields MAEAKPTKILLRAATKVSLNERFTKLMHSRPPTVIEARIAIHGTVRKSNGRLAHQLQLEKNRVTQNWNKISIKDRLGAPRGKTRGRGISRGARSAVLSRLGHGGATLQTNGNGLVSTTKSKTRRGFVRNAFKNKRNNNRGKGRGGLKRDTQRNRQKKVDKTSLDAQIESYMSKTKSSMDAELDVYNASRSNVIIPK; encoded by the coding sequence GAAGCAAAACCTACAAAGATACTTTTGAGGGCCGCAACTAAAGTAAGCCTTAATGAGAGATTTACCAAGCTAATGCATAGCCGACCTCCGACCGTAATAGAGGCTAGAATCGCGATTCACGGTACAGTACGCAAAAGTAACGGGCGATTAGCACACCAGCTACAATTAGAGAAGAATCGAGTCACacaaaactggaataaaatatcaataaaagaTAGGTTAGGAGCGCCACGTGGGAAGACCAGGGGACGTGGAATTTCAAGAGGAGCAAGATCCGCTGTATTATCACGCTTAGGACATGGAGGAGCAACGTTACAGACCAATGGAAACGGTTTGGTTAGCACAACAAAAAGTAAAACAAGAAGAGGTTTCGTTCGAAATGCGTTTAAAAATAAGAGAAATAACAACAGAGGAAAAGGTCGTGGTGGATTGAAGAGGGATACTCAAAGAAATCGACAAAAAAAAGTTGACAAAACATCACTGGATGCGCAGATAGAAAGCTATATGTCTAAAACCAAGAGTTCAATGGACGCCGAACTTGATGTGTATAACGCATCAAGGTCAAATGTGATTATACCAAAGTGA
- the LOC144422473 gene encoding uncharacterized protein LOC144422473 → MQKEKQKGKLPVVFWCCCYCALKNVPNAKGKKWFQANAQAVAVIIVWFKLSLFDGDYDACAVTCIPYTQNCTIVSRTRKDQLPFSGTYQRNKETSQIIGEFMIFGVALVYLLIVCCNRCWYNADYNTYVIVDNYLKIKEDMISKDIRQILEEKLKTAMPELQNKSYYEDAIKNIKEHEDNYNDDNYIAVNIDDWVPVSSAKVVKPEPRPGTTEPGPGTTKSGPATTESGPGTTEPGPGTTESGPGTTEPGPGTPKSGPATTEWGPGTTEPGPGTTESGPGTTEPGPGTTESGPGTTEP, encoded by the exons ATGCAAAAGGAAAAACAAAAAGGAAAATTGCCAGTCGTATTCTGGTGTTGTTGCTATTGTGCACTTAAAAACGTCCCCAATGCTAAAGGAAAGAAATGGTTTCAAGCCAATGCTCAA GCTGTCGCAGTGATAATTGTTTGGTTTAAACTATCTTTGTTTGATGGAGATTATGACGCATGTGCTGTCACCTGTATTCCTTACACGCAGAATTGTACCATTGTCAGCAGGACAAGAAAGGATCAGT TGCCATTCTCAGGAACCTATCAAAGAAATAAAGAAACGTCTCAGATCATTGGAGAATTTATGATATTCGGAGTGGCTCTGGTATACCTTTTAATCGTATGTTGCAATCG ATGCTGGTATAATGCAGACTACAACACATACGTCATTGTCGATAATTACTTGAAGATAAAGGAAGATATGATAAGTAAAGACATCAGACAAATT TTGGAGGAAAAACTCAAAACGGCGATGCCAGAATTGCAGAATAAATCATACTACGAAGACGCTATCAAAAATATCAAAGAACACGAAGACAATTACAATGATGATAATTATATTGCAGTCAATATTGATGATTGGGTGCCTGTTAGCAGTGCCAAGGTTGTGAAGCCGGAGCCGCGGCCTGGAACCACGGAGCCGGGACCTGGAACCACGAAGTCGGGGCCTGCAACCACGGAATCGGGGCCTGGAACCACGGAGCCGGGACCTGGAACCACGGAATCGGGGCCTGGAACCACGGAGCCGGGACCTGGAACCCCGAAGTCGGGGCCTGCAACCACGGAATGGGGGCCTGGAACCACGGAGCCAGGACCTGGAACCACGGAATCGGGGCCTGGAACCACGGAGCCGGGACCTGGAACCACGGAATCGGGGCCTGGAACCACCGAGCCGTGA
- the LOC144425033 gene encoding uncharacterized protein LOC144425033, with amino-acid sequence MSKLDRGPTDALKLAFLLHQCKGKAKSLIQHCSIFEPEVGYAKAKDILHKKFGDSDVVTEAFKEQLHRCSNIKPDDHAALQDYALLMRKCVLVLGKLDSLGEMNTSDRIIDFASKLPYSSQKGWERKAVKIKNNTGKKAQIWDLADFIEEEADIAGSNTAKSLNIRRREDKPQQKRQSTRKSTTYTVKTEDVKATSHVQSPAILKCKCCSFSHLLSKCEKFNSKSIEERVKFLKEIGFCFNCLRGGHLVKDCKSQYTCSVKGCGRRHHTLLHLNTKKLENEENANFKKNDDKQSSIQKNVTTAVQANSNACKSSMYTYRNILPVRIRANNVEVETYALVDIGSDTTFCETSVIEELGLTGKQRTVEINTLGQRPVMHDGVVVNLTVASIDDAEEIFIENVMSIDKIPVQPNPIPSEEELKLLPHLQELNLRKIKNKNVSLLIGTDCPYAHHVLEVRTGNKKQPFAQKSPLGWSIIGPSVNMPSTHKIHVNFVKSDMLLEEEIRRTWYTDFEDEIGDLTFPTSKEDRHVLNFLKSSVEHFDGHFTIPLPWRPGTQLPSGSRALAERRLEYLHKRLSKNDDLREKYTEKMQEYITKGFAKKLSQEEDIPAGPVWYLCHHPVCTANKPKVRIVFDCAAIYKGVSLNDTLMPGPDLVSSLIGVLTQFRKGRIALVADIEAMFHQIKVKKEDCNALRFLWWPNGDILKKAELYFMERHIFGACSSPCIASFCLKETGKRFGHEFDKRICEIIENGFYVDDCLTSSDSDEDAINTKTQLCNLMKKGGFNLTKWISNSSTVMANIPESEHTKSVKELDLHEPRKERVLGVFWNVDADAFQFRSTVPKLKTYTRRTILSAVNSLFDPLGMLAPVILVAKMLQQEIIKKGFGWDEVITEDNIKDWDTWFKQLTDLEYISIPRCFKPQEFGNIKHCEIHHFSDASSFGYGVVSYLRLVDGNNQIHCSFLCGKAKVAPPRAESIPRLELVAAVLAVKADKWLRLKLNYSDCESVFWTDSSAVRQSICNPRKRFRTFVANRLAKIHRQSKPSQWRQVPSKINPADDASRGLSLKTLINKSRWLLAPEFLWKTEDSWPRNSEDKTDLPDEFQPIERKKVATIIASDIDTIDNFIKSFSDLQRLKIATAWVLRYKSFLRNHNSVTTRNITVEEMQYAEQALVKYVQQQNYKSVIDNLSDKSEIGDRKARHEMKKAEHTKSIAKLDPIITDGILRIGGRLDKAPISFEMRHPIILPNDHHLTRLIIDFYHKKVGHSSVSHTWNVIREKYWITRPRATIRHELNKCVTCRKANTRQGEQLMAELPSARLKVGQPPFYSTGIDFFGPYLIKRGRSEIKRYGCIFTCLTTRAVHIELAEDLSTDAFINALRRFMARRSKPFELHSDNGTNFVGAERILREEMHKLDHTKLDGFFKKQEIRWYFNTPTASNQGGSWEILIRSIRRILNKIFYKSPVVSQDVLHTALLEAEYIINSRPLCPVSFDPRDNAPLSPNHLLLQKPTPCISPGLFNNQDSYSRLQWRRVQLLADEFWRRFCKEYLPTIAIRQKWPDKTRNFTVGDIVLVVNNSVPRGKWEMGRIVNTYPDRFDIVRNVDVKTQWGVLRRPINKLCFIQEANVEEK; translated from the exons ATGTCTAAG CTTGACAGAGGTCCCACAGATGCCTTGAAATTAGCTTTCTTACTGCATCAATGCAAAGGAAAAGCGAAATCGCTCATACAACACTGTTCTATATTTGAACCAGAAGTGGGTTATGCCAAGGCTAAAGATATTCTTCATAAGAAATTTGGAGATTCAGATGTTGTAACTGAAGCTTTTAAAGAACAGTTGCATCGTTGTTCGAATATAAAACCAGATGATCATGCAGCACTGCAAGACTATGCTCTTTTAATGAGAAAATGTGTTCTTGTGCTCGGTAAGCTTGATAGCCTTGGAGAAATGAATACATCTGATCGTATTATCGATTTTGCCAGTAAGCTACCATACAGCTCACAGAAAGGATGGGAAAGGAAAGCTGTGAAGATCAAAAATAATACTGGTAAAAAGGCTCAGATATGGGACTTGGCTGATTTCATTGAAGAGGAAGCTGATATTGCAGGTTCAAATACTGCGAAATCATTGAACATCAGAAGACGTGAAGATAAGCCACAACAAAAACGGCAATCAACACGAAAGTCTACAACTTATACTGTGAAAACTGAGGATGTCAAAGCAACTTCTCATGTCCAGAGTCCtgctattttaaaatgtaagtGTTGTTCCTTTTCCCACCTTTTGTCAAAATGTGAAAAGTTTAATTCTAAATCGATTGAAGAACGAGTAAAATTCCTGAAAGAAATTGGTTTCTGCTTCAATTGTCTACGTGGAGGTCACTTGGTAAAGGACTGCAAGTCACAATATACATGCTCTGTTAAAGGGTGTGGACGAAGACATCATACTTTGTTGCATTTAAATACaaagaaattagaaaatgaagaaaatgcaaacttcaaaaagaaTGATGACAAACAAAGCTCAATTCAGAAGAATGTGACTACTGCAGTTCAAGCTAATTCAAATGCATGCAAGAGCTCCATGTATACTTACAGAAATATTTTGCCTGTCAGGATTCGAGCAAATAACGTTGAAGTGGAAACATATGCTCTGGTCGATATTGGGTCCGACACAACTTTTTGTGAAACAAGCGTAATTGAAGAACTTGGTTTGACTGGAAAACAAAGAACTGTTGAAATCAACACATTAGGACAACGACCAGTCATGCATGATGGTGTTGTTGTAAATCTCACTGTTGCATCAATTGACGATGCAGAAgaaatattcattgaaaatgtGATGTCTATTGACAAGATTCCAGTTCAACCAAATCCTATTCCATCTGAAGAAGAACTCAAGCTACTTCCTCATCTGCAAGAACTTAATCtacgtaaaattaaaaataaaaatgtttctcTGCTTATTGGAACTGATTGTCCATATGCACATCATGTGTTGGAAGTTCGAACTGGAAACAAGAAGCAGCCATTTGCACAAAAGTCTCCATTGGGATGGTCGATTATTGGACCATCAGTGAATATGCCATCAACGCACAAGATTCATGTCAACTTTGTGAAGTCTGATATGTTACTCGAAGAAGAGATAAGAAGAACATGGTACACTGATTTTGAAGATGAGATTGGAGATTTGACATTTCCAACCTCGAAAGAAGATAGACATGTTCTAAATTTTCTGAAGAGCTCTGTAGAGCATTTCGATGGTCATTTCACAATACCTTTACCTTGGCGTCCTGGGACACAGCTGCCGAGCGGAAGTCGTGCATTGGCTGAACGCAGATTGGAGTATCTCCATAAACGTTTGTCtaaaaatgatgatttgagaGAGAAATACACAGAAAAAATGCAGGAATATATTACAAAAGGTTTTGCGAAAAAGCTTTCGCAAGAAGAAGATATCCCTGCAGGTCCTGTTTGGTATTTGTGCCACCACCCGGTGTGTACCGCAAACAAACCGAAAGTGCGTATCGTATTTGATTGTGCTGCAATTTATAAAGGTGTTTCTCTTAATGACACTCTCATGCCTGGACCAGACTTGGTGTCAAGCCTTATTGGTGTGTTGACTCAATTTCGTAAGGGACGCATAGCTTTAGTTGCTGATATTGAAGCTATGTTTCATCAAATTAAAGTTAAGAAAGAAGATTGCAATGCTCTGCGATTTCTTTGGTGGCCAAATGGTGATATTTTAAAGAAGGCAGAATTATATTTCATGGAACGTCATATATTTGGAGCTTGCAGTTCACCTTGCATTGCTTCATTCTGCTTGAAGGAAACCGGAAAACGATTTGGTCATGAATTTGATAAAAGAATTTGTGAGATTATTGAAAATGGATTTTATGTAGATGACTGTCTTACATCTTCTGATAGTGATGAAGATGCAATAAACACAAAAACACAACTTTGTAATTTGATGAAGAAGGGAGGTTTCAATCTAACGAAGTGGATTTCAAATAGTTCCACTGTGATGGCCAATATCCCAGAATCTGAACATACCAAATCTGTGAAAGAGTTGGATTTGCATGAACCTCGAAAAGAGCGTGTTCTTGGAGTTTTCTGGAATGTAGATGCCGATGCTTTTCAATTTCGTTCAACTGTACCTAAGTTGAAGACATATACAAGAAGGACAATTTTATCTGCAGTTAATTCACTATTTGATCCCCTGGGAATGCTCGCTCCCGTGATTCTGGTAGCAAAAATGTTGCAACAAGAAATCATCAAAAAAGGTTTCGGCTGGGATGAAGTAATTACAGAAGACAATATTAAAGACTGGGACACTTGGTTCAAACAGCTCACTGATCTTGAATATATTTCGATTCCAAGATGTTTCAAGCCACAAGAATTTGGAAATATCAAACATTGTGAGATACACCATTTTTCAGATGCTTCTAGCTTCGGTTATGGTGTAGTTTCGTATTTGAGGCTGGTCGatggaaataatcaaatacacTGCTCATTTTTATGTGGTAAAGCAAAGGTGGCTCCTCCGAGGGCTGAAAGCATTCCTAGACTTGAACTTGTTGCTGCTGTGCTAGCTGTAAAGGCAGATAAGTGGCTACGATTAAAGTTGAATTATTCCGATTGTGAGTCCGTATTTTGGACTGATTCGAGTGCAGTGCGTCAAAGCATATGTAATCCAAGAAAACGTTTTCGTACCTTCGTTGCAAATAGATTGGCCAAGATTCATCGACAGTCAAAGCCGTCTCAATGGCGACAAGTGCCTTCAAAAATCAATCCGGCTGATGACGCATCACGAGGCTTATCATTGAAAACTCTCATCAATAAAAGTCGTTGGCTGCTTGCACCTGAATTTTTATGGAAGACCGAAGATAGTTGGCCAAGAAATTCTGAAGATAAAACGGACCTGCCTGATGAATTTCAGCCAATTGAAAGAAAGAAAGTGGCAACAATTATTGCTTCGGATATTGACACAATTGACAACTTCATTAAAAGCTTTTCTGATTTACAAAGGCTCAAGATTGCCACTGCATGGGTGTTACGCTATAAAAGTTTCCTTCGTAACCACAATTCTGTTACCACAAGAAATATAACTGTGGAAGAAATGCAATACGCAGAGCAAGCACTTGTGAAATATGTTCAGCAGCAGAATTACAAATCTGTCATTGATAATTTATCAGACAAAAGTGAAATTGGTGACAGGAAGGCTCGTCACGAGATGAAGAAAGCTGAGCATACAAAGTCAATTGCAAAACTAGATCCAATTATAACTGATGGAATTCTACGGATTGGGGGGAGGTTGGATAAAGCTCCTATTTCATTCGAAATGCGACATCCCATCATTTTACCAAATGATCACCACTTAACCAGATTAATCATTGACTTCTATCACAAGAAAGTTGGACATTCAAGTGTTTCTCATACTTGGAATGTTATTCGTGAAAAATACTGGATCACAAGACCGAGAGCAACAATTCGGcatgaattaaataaatgtGTGACCTGCAGAAAAGCTAACACACGACAAGGAGAACAGTTAATGGCTGAACTGCCATCTGCTCGTCTAAAGGTTGGTCAACCACCATTCTATTCAACAGGAATCGACTTCTTCGGCCCATATTTGATCAAACGTGGGAGAAGTGAAATCAAAAGATATGGCTGCATATTTACATGCCTCACAACAAGAGCTGTACATATTGAACTGGCAGAAGATTTATCCACTGATGCTTTCATAAATGCTCTTAGGAGGTTTATGGCAAGAAGATCAAAACCTTTTGAATTGCACAGTGACAatggaactaattttgttggagCAGAACGAATATTACGAGAAGAAATGCATAAGCTCGATCATACCAAATTAGATGGATTCTTCAAAAAACAAGAAATCCGCTGGTATTTCAATACTCCAACAGCCAGCAACCAAGGAGGTTCCTGGGAAATTTTAATTCGATCAATAAGAAGAATTTTGAACaagatattttacaaatctCCTGTTGTATCTCAAGATGTTCTGCATACTGCACTCCTGGAGGCAGAATACATAATCAATTCAAGACCTTTGTGTCCAGTTTCTTTTGATCCAAGAGATAATGCACCATTATCTCCAAATCATCTACTTCTGCAAAAACCAACACCATGTATTTCACCTGGATTATTCAATAATCAAGATTCCTATAGTCGTCTACAGTGGCGTCGAGTTCAACTTCTTGCTGACGAGTTCTGGAGGAGATTCTGCAAAGAATATTTGCCAACCATAGCCATTCGTCAAAAATGGCCGGACAAGACAAGAAACTTCACTGTTGGGGACATAGTACTTGTGGTAAACAACAGTGTACCAAGGGGCAAATGGGAAATGGGACGAATTGTCAACACATATCCGGATCGATTTGACATAGTTCGTAATGTAGATGTCAAAACTCAATGGGGAGTACTGAGAAGACCAATCAACAAGTTATGTTTCATTCAAGAAGCAAATGTGGAAGAAAAGTAA
- the LOC120346178 gene encoding calcium homeostasis modulator protein 6-like, translated as MSASPSRLPHAMLKQYLDGARKTTLSPILKATAFLAMALLEKIFVDEIFRCPCRTDTQTCLDWNFLYSLLFFLIPAFSLYLLSLAQDNGVWNLFMGICRRKSKKKNCFSVFWCCCCCALDGVHDARGKKWFQANAKAFAVIIVWFALSLFDGDYGACAVTCIPYTENCTIVSKTRKDQLPFSETYQRNKEKSQIIGQCMIFGVALVYLSIVCCNRCWYNADYNTYVIVDNYLKIKEDMISKDIRKILEEKLKTAMPELQNKQYYKDAIKNIKEHEDNYNDDNHIAVNIAEWETVSTVT; from the exons ATGTCCGCTTCACCATCGAGACTTCCACATGCCATGCTCAAACAATATCTGGATGGAGCTAGAAAAACCACATTATCTCCAATTCTGAAAGCTACTGCTTTTCTTGCGATGGCTctacttgaaaaaatattcgtGGATGAAATATTTCGATGTCCTTGCAGAACCGACACGCAGACATGCT TAGATTGGAACTTCTTATATAGCTTGCTGTTCTTTCTCATCCCTGCATTCTCGTTGTATCTTCTAAGCCTGGCTCAAGACAACGGCGTCTGGAATCTGTTCATGg GAATATGCAGAAGGAAAagcaaaaagaaaaattgcttttcGGTGTTCTGGTGTTGTTGCTGTTGTGCACTAGATGGCGTCCATGATGCTAGAGGAAAGAAATGGTTTCAAGCTAATGCTAAA GCATTCGCAGTGATAATTGTTTGGTTCGCACTATCTTTGTTTGATGGAGATTATGGCGCATGTGCTGTCACCTGCATTCCTTACACGGAGAATTGTACCATTGTTAGCAAGACAAGAAAAGATCAGT TGCCATTCTCAGAAACATATCaaagaaataaagaaaagtcTCAGATCATTGGACAATGCATGATATTCGGAGTTGCCCTGGTATACCTTTCAATCGTATGTTGCAACCG ATGCTGGTATAATGCAGACTACAACACATACGTCATAGTCGATAATTACTTGAAGATAAAGGAAGATATGATAAGTAAAGATATCAGAAAAATT TTGGAAGAAAAACTCAAAACGGCGATGCCAGAATTGCAGAATAAACAATACTACAAAGACGCTATCAAAAATATCAAAGAACACGAAGACAATTACAATGATGATAATCATATTGCAGTTAATATTGCAGAGTGGGAGACTGTTAGCACTGTAACATAG
- the LOC120348510 gene encoding GDP-D-glycero-alpha-D-manno-heptose dehydrogenase-like, translating into MADGLAVEEDSNLRYSYESPRFKVLVTGGAGYIGSTLVPMLLSEGYAVVIYDLFRWGMQPLLNSNLDTRHLEIINGDILDDITLESVVKSSNAVIHLAGIVSAPAFNRYPEIAKEVNERGTKILVDSLKPDQPIIFASVENVYGRSALNLKGPCTEDEECDPLSPFAATFVESEKLVLKSNGVVLRIPSAFGISPRMRLDLLVNNLVFQACTKGHIDLYQADFKRNFIHVQDLAKCHLFTLNNIDKMRGKAYNVGHESLGYSKRQICEIIKDQLPNIRISEPKDEAYKDADNRNFETSFERIKDVGFTVTKSIHDGVTELLKIVPHLSEAEIKKCQAL; encoded by the exons ATGGCTGATGGTCTTGCTGTGGAAGAAGATTCAAATTTGAGATATAGTTATGAGAGTCCAAGATTTAAAGTGTTGGTGACAGGAGGTGCTGGATATATTGGTTCAACTTTGGTTCCAATGTTATTGAGTGAAGGGTATGCTGTTGTCATATATGATTTGTTCAG GTGGGGAATGCAGCCATTATTGAATTCAAATTTGGATACCAGACATCTTGAGATTATAAATGGTGATATCCTAGATGATATAACTTTGGAATCTGTTGTGAAAAGTTCCAATGCTGTTATCCATCTTGCTGGTATTGTGAGTGCTCCTGCATTTAATAG GTATCCAGAAATCGCTAAAGAAGTGAATGAAAGAGGGACAAAAATACTTGTAGATTCACTGAAACCAGATCAACCTATCATTTTTGCATCGGTAGAAAATGTATACGGTCGCTCTGCTCTGAATTTGAAAGGACCGTGCACAGAAGATGAAGAATGTGATCCACTTTCCCCCTTCGCTGCAACATTTGTTGAAAGTGAAAAACTAGTTCTAAAATCAAATGGAGTG GTTTTGCGAATTCCAAGTGCTTTTGGAATATCGCCAAGAATGAGACTAGATCTTCTTGTCAACAACCTAGTATTTCAAGCATGTACTAAAGGCCATATTGACTTGTATCAG GCTGATTTCAAAAGGAATTTCATTCATGTTCAAGACTTGGCTAAATGTCATTTATTCACTCTAAATAATATTGACAAAATGCGAGGCAAGGCTTATAATGTTGGACACGAGTCTCTCGGCTATTCGAAGAGACAGATTTGTGAGATAATTAAAGATCAGTTACCGAATATCAGAATTTCTGAACCAAAAGATGAGGCTTATAAAGACGCTGACAATCGTAACTTTGAAACTTCGTTTGAGCGCATAAAAGACGTGGGGTTTACTGTTACAAAATCGATACACGATGGAGTAACAGAACTTTTGAAAATTGTTCCACATTTGTCAGaagctgaaataaaaaaatgccaaGCTTTATAA